In Vibrio diazotrophicus, the following proteins share a genomic window:
- a CDS encoding DUF2787 domain-containing protein, protein MIEQHYGELSIDDALQKSLEALMNRYTLPENAERLVLNCRQMSYYRHRQGLHPVEVQLKRKSVSSPWLVVFFASFSYPDDTSTTVEPELYFHLANRWCYQPDAGSTDLSHPEVQELLSVWMKAFARHLFRNVFDDVQLTMVGTFN, encoded by the coding sequence ATGATTGAACAACATTATGGTGAGCTTTCTATTGATGATGCATTACAAAAGTCACTAGAAGCACTCATGAATCGGTACACTCTCCCAGAGAATGCCGAGAGACTCGTGCTGAACTGCCGCCAAATGAGTTACTACCGACATCGACAAGGTTTACATCCGGTAGAGGTGCAACTAAAGCGAAAGTCTGTATCAAGCCCTTGGCTGGTGGTGTTCTTTGCCAGCTTCTCTTATCCCGATGACACCAGTACAACCGTTGAGCCTGAGTTGTACTTTCATCTGGCTAATCGCTGGTGCTATCAACCCGATGCGGGGAGCACGGATTTATCCCACCCAGAGGTACAAGAGCTGCTCTCAGTCTGGATGAAAGCCTTTGCTCGTCACCTTTTTAGAAACGTCTTTGATGACGTGCAACTGACGATGGTCGGCACGTTCAACTAA
- the radC gene encoding RadC family protein, which yields MNTKTSDYQKQQRYQENEILEHAAEILATRYVRGDALINPDATKEYVRCKLGSYEREVFALLLLDNQNRLIEFKELFQGTVDAASVYPREVVKAVLEVNAAAVIFAHNHPSGDSTPSQADRRITERLKDALALVDVRVLDHIVTGDTCTSFAERGWL from the coding sequence ATGAATACCAAAACTTCCGATTACCAAAAACAGCAACGCTATCAGGAAAATGAAATCCTTGAGCATGCGGCGGAGATACTGGCTACGCGCTACGTGCGTGGTGATGCTCTAATCAACCCTGATGCAACCAAAGAGTATGTGCGCTGCAAGTTAGGCAGCTATGAGCGTGAAGTGTTTGCCTTATTACTACTAGATAACCAAAACCGTCTGATTGAATTTAAAGAGCTGTTTCAAGGAACTGTGGATGCGGCCAGTGTCTATCCACGTGAAGTGGTGAAAGCGGTATTAGAAGTGAATGCGGCAGCGGTGATATTTGCGCACAACCATCCATCTGGAGACTCAACACCGTCTCAAGCCGATAGACGCATAACCGAAAGACTCAAAGACGCTTTAGCGCTGGTGGATGTCCGCGTTCTTGACCACATCGTGACAGGCGATACCTGCACCTCGTTTGCTGAAAGGGGGTGGTTATGA
- a CDS encoding LPD25 domain-containing protein, protein MQTTHQDNPNSSSIDRSDSLLTLETKKIKPLTVLVHWSESREFTEETLYDFSEFEKKALAVAKSNPLGGYDKTKVTVTFDNEHQHECRLDLGCDGNDHGFAEHCLSMARYYRQHKGDVDKPWLYDKHHQLLIELIHTYELDLSFVDLGRLQVKQVEEQAKAEEAAKEKAKEQALEQVWREHRQAEETFQETLVVPQWAKGVIVATLTDYDAESSESYAGEFHTKTLKTIILAWSKHSRNLFPELRKACLNHSETAFLNDPEKSVEHRERFAMGEGYYLTDTKYIRYGWQVKKRNFYREDNKARYVPLGEIAIR, encoded by the coding sequence ATGCAAACAACACATCAAGATAACCCAAACAGCTCATCTATAGACCGGTCAGATTCATTACTTACGCTAGAGACAAAAAAAATCAAACCACTCACGGTTCTTGTCCACTGGTCTGAATCCCGCGAGTTCACAGAAGAAACACTTTATGATTTTAGTGAATTTGAAAAGAAAGCTCTGGCGGTGGCTAAAAGCAACCCATTAGGCGGATACGATAAAACAAAAGTAACCGTGACCTTTGATAATGAGCATCAGCATGAATGCCGCCTAGATTTAGGATGTGATGGTAATGACCACGGCTTTGCTGAGCACTGCTTAAGTATGGCTCGTTATTACCGCCAACATAAAGGGGATGTCGATAAACCTTGGCTTTACGATAAGCACCACCAGCTGTTAATTGAACTCATCCACACTTATGAATTAGATCTCTCATTTGTCGACCTAGGACGTTTACAGGTAAAACAAGTCGAGGAGCAAGCTAAAGCCGAGGAAGCCGCGAAAGAAAAGGCAAAAGAACAAGCGCTAGAACAAGTATGGCGTGAACATCGACAAGCGGAGGAGACGTTTCAAGAGACCTTAGTAGTACCACAATGGGCAAAGGGAGTGATCGTTGCAACATTGACTGACTATGACGCTGAAAGCAGTGAGTCGTATGCAGGGGAGTTTCACACCAAAACGTTAAAGACCATCATTCTTGCTTGGTCGAAACACTCTCGAAACCTATTCCCAGAACTGCGCAAAGCATGTCTTAATCACTCTGAAACGGCTTTTCTTAACGATCCAGAAAAAAGCGTGGAACACCGTGAGCGCTTTGCCATGGGAGAAGGTTATTACCTTACTGATACCAAGTACATTCGTTACGGATGGCAAGTCAAAAAGAGAAACTTTTACAGAGAGGATAATAAAGCACGTTACGTACCCTTAGGTGAGATCGCGATACGCTAG
- a CDS encoding type I restriction-modification system subunit M has product MNKQQLAAKIWESANQMRSKIEANEYKDYILGFIFYKYLSDQQVEFVTKEGMTPDEIRALTEEDADIVKYIQDNLGYFIAYDNLFSTWVDPKSDFDESNVRDALSAFSRLISPTYKKLFEGIFTTLETGLSKLGESAGKRTKAISDLLHLIKSIPMNSKQGYDVLGYIYEYLIEKFAANAGKKAGEFYTPHEVSVLMSHIVAHELKNKDTIEIYDPTSGSGSLLINIGEAVEKYAKNKDSITYYAQELKANTYNLTRMNLIMRGIKASNIKTRNGDTLEDDWPYFDENDPQGTYDALYVDAVVSNPPYSQQWDPSYKDSDPRYSRFGLAPKTKADFAFLLHDLYHLKPDGIMTIVLPHGVLFRGGEEGEIRKQLIEQNHIDAIIGLPSNIFFGTGIPTVILVLKQKRQNTDVLVVDASKHFIKEGKNNKLQASDIKRIVDVVINRESIDKFSQVVSKETLRSNGYNLNIPRYVDSSAAAESWDLHATMLGGIPNREIDELNAYWIAFPQLRSVLFAAKSSAYSELAIAKDAVNTSISSHPQVVEFIATYKQAFAGFDDDLNTKLIKGWQGVNRNQQEASLSADLFNRLSPITLIDKYQAYQLLNNQWQIISADLEMMQTEGFDATKQVDANIVIKKKNGKDTEVQDGWKGHILPFGLVQKTLLSDDLAALAKQENRLAEIASTLEEILESLSEEEKEQDTVKESKDAFANAEVAKAAKVFLKEQKDSKVKFAEDSLEPDVSYKAKIIRANKLIDEEKALKKAVKEAATQLHLKTKSTIEGLSDEQVNNLLHLKWIAPLSSELAAIPNSVIIELTSKVQALADKYTVTYSQVSNEIKTTEQELAEMMGELTGNEFDLQGLSELTRLLKGA; this is encoded by the coding sequence ATGAATAAGCAACAATTAGCGGCAAAAATCTGGGAATCAGCAAACCAGATGCGTTCAAAGATCGAAGCAAACGAATACAAAGACTACATCTTAGGTTTCATATTTTATAAGTATCTCAGCGATCAACAGGTGGAGTTCGTCACCAAAGAAGGGATGACGCCCGATGAAATCAGAGCGCTAACAGAAGAAGATGCTGACATAGTTAAATACATTCAAGACAATCTAGGTTATTTCATCGCTTACGATAATTTGTTTTCAACATGGGTTGATCCAAAGTCTGACTTTGACGAATCTAACGTACGTGATGCGCTTTCTGCTTTTAGCCGTTTGATTTCTCCTACTTACAAAAAGTTGTTTGAAGGCATCTTTACTACTCTCGAAACAGGGTTAAGCAAACTCGGAGAAAGTGCGGGTAAGCGAACTAAAGCTATCAGCGACTTGTTGCACTTAATCAAAAGTATCCCAATGAACTCTAAGCAAGGCTATGATGTTCTGGGTTATATTTACGAGTACCTGATTGAAAAGTTTGCGGCAAATGCGGGTAAAAAAGCTGGGGAGTTTTACACGCCTCATGAGGTCTCGGTTCTCATGTCGCACATCGTTGCTCATGAACTCAAAAATAAAGATACCATTGAGATTTACGATCCAACGTCCGGCTCTGGCTCACTCCTTATCAATATCGGTGAGGCTGTTGAAAAGTACGCTAAAAACAAAGACAGCATTACCTATTATGCCCAAGAGTTAAAAGCGAACACCTATAACCTAACCCGTATGAATTTGATCATGCGTGGTATTAAAGCCAGCAACATTAAAACTCGTAATGGCGATACTTTAGAAGACGATTGGCCGTACTTCGATGAGAACGATCCACAAGGCACTTACGATGCTCTATACGTGGACGCCGTTGTTTCTAACCCACCTTATTCACAACAATGGGACCCTAGCTATAAAGATAGCGATCCTCGTTATTCGCGTTTTGGTCTCGCCCCAAAAACCAAAGCTGATTTTGCCTTTTTATTACACGATCTCTATCACCTAAAACCTGATGGCATTATGACCATTGTTTTACCTCATGGTGTGTTGTTCCGTGGTGGTGAAGAGGGGGAGATCCGCAAGCAGCTTATTGAGCAGAACCACATTGATGCCATTATTGGTTTGCCGAGTAATATCTTTTTTGGTACGGGTATTCCAACTGTGATTTTAGTACTTAAGCAAAAGCGTCAGAATACCGATGTATTGGTTGTTGATGCGTCTAAGCACTTTATTAAAGAAGGTAAAAACAACAAGCTACAAGCGAGTGATATTAAGCGTATCGTTGATGTTGTTATCAATCGTGAAAGTATCGATAAATTCTCACAAGTCGTGAGTAAAGAAACTCTGCGCAGCAATGGCTACAACTTAAACATACCACGCTATGTAGATTCTTCAGCAGCGGCTGAAAGTTGGGACTTACACGCTACCATGTTAGGCGGTATTCCTAACCGTGAAATTGATGAACTCAATGCATACTGGATTGCCTTCCCACAGCTACGCAGCGTTTTGTTTGCGGCTAAATCTTCTGCGTACAGTGAGTTAGCTATTGCTAAAGACGCTGTCAATACAAGTATTAGCAGTCATCCACAAGTAGTTGAGTTTATCGCGACTTATAAACAGGCTTTTGCTGGGTTTGATGACGACTTAAACACCAAGCTTATTAAAGGTTGGCAAGGGGTTAACCGCAATCAACAAGAGGCTTCATTAAGTGCTGATCTCTTTAACCGATTAAGTCCCATTACTTTAATCGACAAATACCAAGCCTATCAGCTTCTAAATAACCAATGGCAAATCATTAGCGCTGATTTAGAAATGATGCAAACGGAAGGTTTTGACGCAACGAAGCAAGTTGATGCAAATATCGTTATCAAAAAGAAAAACGGTAAAGATACTGAAGTACAAGATGGCTGGAAAGGTCACATCTTACCTTTTGGTTTAGTACAAAAGACTCTCTTAAGCGATGACCTAGCAGCACTGGCTAAACAAGAGAATCGTTTGGCTGAAATTGCCAGCACTCTTGAAGAGATTTTGGAGTCCCTCAGCGAAGAAGAAAAAGAGCAAGATACGGTCAAAGAAAGCAAAGACGCCTTTGCCAATGCGGAAGTCGCAAAAGCAGCTAAGGTCTTCTTAAAAGAACAAAAAGACAGCAAGGTTAAATTTGCCGAAGACAGCTTGGAGCCAGACGTCAGTTATAAGGCCAAGATTATTCGTGCGAACAAACTGATTGATGAAGAAAAAGCCTTGAAAAAAGCAGTTAAAGAAGCGGCTACTCAACTACACCTAAAAACGAAGTCAACCATCGAGGGCTTGAGCGACGAGCAAGTGAATAACTTGCTGCACCTAAAATGGATTGCACCATTAAGCAGCGAGCTTGCTGCTATACCAAATAGTGTGATTATCGAGCTCACCAGCAAGGTGCAAGCCCTTGCCGATAAATACACTGTGACTTATTCGCAAGTATCGAATGAGATTAAAACTACCGAGCAAGAACTGGCAGAAATGATGGGTGAACTCACCGGCAATGAGTTTGACCTACAAGGTTTGAGTGAGCTCACTAGATTATTGAAGGGCGCATGA
- a CDS encoding restriction endonuclease subunit S, with translation MSIEKNVPEIRFEGFKGQWSEFSLGELGSVATNKRIFMHQTSSIGEVPFFKIGTFGKEPQLFISLDLFEDYKKRFPFPNKGDLLFSVIGSIGRVVEYTGENQYFQDSNIVWLKHDGTIVNSFLKQFYSIVEWSGLEGSTIKHLYNRNILETKIKMPSPKEQTQIGNYFQKLDSLINQHQQKHDKLSNIKKAMLEKMFPKQGETIPEIRFKGFSGDWEEKELGTDVADIIGGGTPSTSISEFWNGDIDWYSPTEIGDNVYAEGSQKKITALGLKSSSAKILPAGRTVLFTSRAGIGDMAILARSGATNQGFQSFVVKDGFSPYFIYSIGKQIKEFALKHASGSTFLEISGKQLGRMTILIPCEKEQAAIGNYFQKLDTLIDQYQQQITKLNNIKQACLSKMFV, from the coding sequence ATGAGTATTGAAAAGAATGTGCCTGAGATTCGGTTTGAAGGTTTCAAAGGACAATGGAGCGAGTTTTCATTAGGTGAGCTTGGTTCAGTAGCAACCAATAAGCGCATTTTTATGCACCAAACCTCATCAATCGGTGAAGTACCTTTCTTTAAGATTGGTACATTCGGCAAAGAACCACAGTTATTTATTTCTCTGGATTTGTTTGAAGATTACAAGAAGCGATTTCCTTTTCCTAATAAAGGGGATCTATTGTTTTCCGTTATAGGTAGTATCGGTAGAGTTGTCGAATACACTGGCGAAAACCAATATTTTCAAGATTCAAACATAGTGTGGCTTAAGCATGATGGAACAATTGTTAATAGCTTTCTCAAACAATTTTACTCAATTGTGGAGTGGTCTGGGCTAGAAGGAAGCACAATTAAGCATTTGTATAATAGAAATATTCTTGAAACCAAGATCAAAATGCCTTCACCGAAAGAACAGACCCAAATCGGGAACTACTTCCAAAAGCTCGACAGCCTAATCAACCAACACCAACAAAAGCATGACAAGCTCAGTAACATCAAAAAAGCCATGTTGGAAAAGATGTTCCCCAAACAAGGCGAAACCATCCCAGAAATTCGCTTTAAAGGGTTTAGTGGGGACTGGGAGGAGAAAGAACTGGGTACTGATGTTGCTGATATCATTGGTGGAGGCACTCCTAGTACCTCTATATCTGAATTTTGGAACGGTGATATCGATTGGTACTCGCCTACTGAAATTGGTGACAATGTGTATGCTGAAGGTAGCCAGAAAAAAATTACGGCTCTAGGCCTTAAAAGTTCGTCTGCAAAGATACTTCCGGCTGGTAGGACGGTTCTTTTTACTAGTAGAGCTGGTATTGGGGATATGGCTATTCTTGCTAGGTCAGGAGCCACTAATCAGGGCTTTCAATCTTTTGTTGTGAAAGACGGTTTTTCACCGTATTTCATTTATTCTATCGGTAAACAGATTAAAGAGTTTGCACTCAAACATGCATCAGGTTCGACGTTTTTAGAGATTTCGGGTAAGCAACTTGGACGTATGACGATTCTGATACCTTGTGAAAAAGAGCAAGCGGCTATTGGCAACTACTTCCAAAAGCTCGATACATTGATCGATCAATACCAACAACAGATCACTAAACTCAATAACATCAAGCAGGCCTGCTTGAGCAAAATGTTTGTCTAG
- a CDS encoding type I restriction endonuclease subunit R, EcoR124 family, which translates to MTIFKTEAQFEQAFIEVLTQKGWEPEVLKNKTEAELLQNWANILFENNRQQDRLNDVPLTATEMQQIIEQIKELKTPLKLNGLINGKTVAIKRDNPADSLHLGKEVSLKIYDRQEIAAGQSRYQIVQQPKFERGSPLRNDRRGDVLLLINGMPVIHIELKRSGVPVSQAVNQIEKYSKEGIFNGLFSLIQVFVAMEPNEAKYFANPGLDGKFNPDYQFNWADFNNEPVNHWKDIASTLLSIPMAHQLIGFYTVADDTDGVLKVMRSYQYYAANAISDRVAKTSWKQLGGVNNKDRLGGYVWHTTGSGKTMTSFKSAQLIAQSKDADKVIFLMDRIELGTQSLIEYQGFASDGEVVQATENTHVLVTKLKSTAPADTLIVSSIQKMSNIFEETDNEGVATNSADIEKIRAKRLVFIIDEAHRSTMSGGKEDKEGMLVRVKKTFPKALFFGFTGTPIHEENQVNSNTTTDVFGNELHRYSIADGIRDGNVLGFDPYKVSTFKDGELREKIALQQAKASSVIDAMAEPAKKKKFNHFMNDVPMAGYKDATGKYHKGIEDYVPKSQYLTDAHQEKVVADILDKWDVLSQGSKFHAIFATNSIAEAIDYYHRLKAEKPELKISALFDPNIDNDGSGERGPTFKGDGLEEIMADYNARYGLEFDFARHSAFKKDIAARLAHKEQYKNIHKEPSKQLDLLIVVDQMLTGFDSKWVNTLYLDKVIKYQNIIQAFSRTNRLFGPDKPHGIIRYYRYPHTMEQHINDAVKLYSGDKPIGLFVDRLVSNIELMNRLSADISELFASAGIENFETLPDDVELCAKFTELFNTFNKHLEAAKVQGLNWEQPTYTDSLEGESGVEREVTLAIDELTYMSLVQRYKELAGKRDGNGDGSGSDVPFDISGYLTEIDTGKIDADYMNSRFDKYLKELNQHQDSTSVEVTLNELHKTFASLSQSEQKYAKLFLHDLQRGDAKLIEGHTFRDYINDYQNQKEQLRIAAIVEALGLDKDLLLQLMTGDVNEQNINRFGRFDTLKSTVDRSKAKVYFERIEGATIPPFKLNMRIDKYLQEFIFGQVEEFLGDSQIDTHEESQNVSPKPLVFGDIKLYQANQVLELENAVELGSVTFKTDTLYEDNPASLLSTGCYSELKQLGVVSSHVLDTTLTALLELEQVTKDLDLPLYQEGQSGIVWALKEAREGSVVDEFIAVAIQYAGDESYKPFIDNIIYDGAKSALFASFVVLPKMAYSKLKAKHEQQKERNAEKAAIESSPNVIDFKMNKKLAEKWKGTQH; encoded by the coding sequence ATGACTATCTTTAAAACCGAAGCACAATTTGAGCAGGCTTTTATTGAAGTTCTCACCCAAAAAGGGTGGGAACCAGAAGTGCTCAAAAACAAAACGGAAGCGGAGTTGCTGCAAAACTGGGCAAACATTTTGTTTGAAAACAATCGCCAGCAAGATCGCTTAAACGATGTGCCACTGACTGCAACGGAAATGCAGCAGATTATTGAGCAGATCAAAGAGCTGAAAACACCGCTTAAACTTAATGGTTTAATCAACGGCAAAACCGTGGCCATTAAGCGAGATAACCCCGCTGATAGCTTACATCTTGGCAAAGAAGTCAGTCTAAAAATCTATGACCGCCAAGAAATCGCCGCTGGCCAAAGCCGTTACCAAATTGTGCAACAGCCTAAATTTGAACGTGGTAGCCCGTTGCGTAATGACAGACGTGGTGATGTGTTGTTACTGATTAACGGGATGCCCGTTATTCATATTGAACTAAAACGTAGTGGCGTTCCGGTAAGTCAAGCTGTCAATCAAATTGAAAAGTACTCAAAAGAAGGTATTTTTAACGGTCTGTTTTCGCTCATCCAAGTCTTTGTTGCTATGGAACCAAATGAGGCTAAATACTTTGCTAACCCCGGACTAGATGGCAAGTTTAACCCTGACTACCAATTCAATTGGGCCGATTTTAATAACGAGCCTGTGAACCATTGGAAAGATATTGCCTCGACGTTGTTATCCATCCCAATGGCGCACCAGTTGATTGGTTTTTACACCGTTGCCGATGATACTGATGGCGTGCTGAAGGTAATGCGCAGTTATCAGTACTACGCTGCGAATGCAATATCGGACCGAGTGGCAAAAACTAGCTGGAAGCAGTTAGGGGGCGTAAACAATAAAGACAGGCTTGGTGGTTATGTATGGCATACCACTGGATCTGGTAAAACTATGACCAGCTTTAAGTCAGCGCAGTTGATTGCTCAATCAAAAGACGCCGATAAAGTGATTTTCTTAATGGATCGCATAGAGCTTGGTACTCAGTCTCTAATTGAATATCAAGGGTTTGCCAGTGATGGCGAAGTGGTACAAGCCACCGAAAATACACATGTACTGGTGACCAAGCTAAAGAGCACTGCGCCAGCTGATACCTTAATTGTTAGTTCTATTCAAAAAATGAGCAATATTTTTGAAGAAACGGATAATGAGGGAGTTGCAACAAACTCGGCTGATATTGAAAAGATTCGCGCTAAGCGCTTGGTATTTATTATTGATGAGGCACACCGCTCAACGATGAGTGGAGGCAAAGAAGATAAAGAAGGCATGCTGGTAAGGGTAAAAAAAACCTTCCCTAAAGCACTTTTCTTTGGTTTTACTGGTACGCCCATTCATGAAGAAAACCAAGTCAACAGTAATACGACTACTGATGTGTTTGGGAACGAGTTGCATCGCTACAGTATTGCTGATGGTATCCGTGATGGAAACGTGTTGGGTTTTGATCCTTACAAAGTTTCCACCTTTAAGGATGGTGAACTAAGAGAAAAGATCGCCTTACAGCAAGCTAAGGCTAGCTCAGTTATTGATGCGATGGCGGAACCAGCCAAAAAGAAAAAGTTTAATCACTTTATGAATGATGTGCCGATGGCAGGTTATAAAGATGCCACAGGCAAATATCATAAAGGCATTGAAGACTATGTTCCTAAAAGCCAGTATTTGACGGATGCTCACCAAGAAAAAGTCGTCGCTGACATCTTGGATAAATGGGATGTGCTTAGCCAAGGCAGTAAATTCCACGCCATTTTTGCCACGAATAGTATCGCTGAAGCGATTGATTATTATCACCGTTTAAAAGCAGAAAAACCTGAGCTAAAAATATCAGCCCTATTTGACCCTAACATTGATAACGATGGTAGTGGCGAACGAGGCCCAACATTTAAAGGTGATGGGCTAGAAGAGATTATGGCCGATTATAACGCCCGCTATGGCCTAGAGTTTGATTTTGCCCGTCATTCGGCCTTTAAAAAAGATATCGCAGCGCGGCTTGCTCATAAAGAGCAATACAAGAATATTCACAAAGAACCTTCAAAGCAGCTGGACTTACTGATCGTGGTCGATCAAATGCTGACTGGATTTGATTCCAAGTGGGTGAATACTTTGTATTTAGATAAGGTGATCAAGTACCAGAATATCATTCAGGCTTTCTCGCGCACCAATCGTTTGTTTGGTCCCGATAAACCTCACGGTATTATTCGTTATTATCGCTATCCACATACCATGGAGCAGCACATTAACGATGCAGTCAAACTTTACTCCGGCGATAAACCTATTGGACTGTTTGTTGATAGGCTGGTAAGTAACATTGAACTTATGAATCGGTTGTCAGCGGATATCTCTGAACTGTTTGCTAGTGCGGGTATTGAAAATTTTGAAACACTGCCAGACGATGTAGAACTCTGTGCTAAGTTTACCGAATTATTTAATACCTTTAACAAGCACCTAGAAGCAGCCAAAGTACAAGGTCTGAATTGGGAGCAGCCTACCTATACTGACTCATTAGAAGGCGAGAGCGGTGTTGAGCGTGAGGTCACTCTGGCTATAGATGAACTCACTTACATGAGCTTAGTTCAGCGTTATAAAGAGCTTGCTGGTAAAAGGGACGGCAATGGTGACGGTTCAGGTAGTGATGTTCCTTTTGATATCAGTGGTTATTTAACTGAAATAGACACCGGTAAAATCGACGCCGATTACATGAATAGCCGCTTTGATAAATATCTAAAAGAGCTTAATCAACACCAAGACTCTACTAGCGTTGAAGTCACACTCAATGAGTTACATAAGACATTTGCGTCATTGAGCCAAAGCGAACAAAAGTATGCCAAGCTCTTTTTACACGATTTACAACGTGGAGATGCAAAGTTAATTGAAGGACATACTTTTAGAGACTACATCAATGACTATCAAAATCAGAAAGAACAGTTACGAATAGCCGCTATTGTTGAGGCTCTTGGTTTAGATAAGGATTTACTTCTTCAGTTGATGACTGGTGATGTGAATGAGCAGAACATTAACCGCTTTGGTCGCTTTGATACACTTAAATCAACGGTCGATAGAAGTAAGGCAAAAGTCTACTTTGAGCGTATTGAAGGCGCGACGATCCCCCCGTTCAAACTGAACATGCGCATTGATAAATACCTTCAAGAGTTTATCTTTGGGCAAGTGGAGGAATTTCTGGGAGATAGTCAAATAGACACTCATGAAGAGAGTCAAAACGTTTCCCCTAAGCCGCTTGTTTTTGGTGATATTAAGCTCTATCAAGCAAACCAAGTTCTAGAGCTTGAAAACGCTGTTGAGTTGGGTTCAGTTACCTTTAAAACAGATACCTTGTATGAAGACAATCCCGCTTCGTTATTATCCACAGGCTGCTACAGTGAGCTAAAGCAACTTGGGGTGGTGTCTTCTCATGTTTTAGATACGACTCTTACCGCACTTCTCGAACTCGAACAGGTGACAAAAGATCTTGATCTTCCCCTTTATCAAGAAGGTCAGAGTGGCATTGTTTGGGCTCTCAAAGAGGCGCGAGAAGGAAGTGTCGTTGATGAGTTCATTGCGGTTGCCATTCAATATGCAGGTGATGAAAGTTATAAACCATTTATTGATAACATAATTTACGATGGTGCCAAAAGTGCTCTGTTTGCCAGCTTTGTTGTATTGCCCAAAATGGCATACAGCAAACTAAAAGCTAAGCATGAACAACAAAAAGAGCGTAATGCTGAAAAGGCTGCAATTGAAAGTTCGCCAAACGTAATTGATTTCAAAATGAATAAGAAACTAGCTGAAAAATGGAAAGGCACTCAGCACTAG
- a CDS encoding integrase domain-containing protein, which produces MAKITTRLTDKDIKSAKPKDKEYNLFDGDGLRLRIKPNGSKQWIFNYYKPITGKRANLSLGKYPDLSLANARKNAMAARELLAQGIDPQEERKRQELVHKEIYEHTFAKVSEDWFNLKKHEVTPDYAVDIWRSLELHVFPQIANTPVKDIDAPLVIDLLRPIEAKGSLETVKRLSQRLNEIMNYAANCGLVKANPLTGIRAAFKKPKKENMAALAPNELPELMGAIANASIKRTTRCLIEWQLHTMTRPSEAAGTRWDEIEWEEKIWTIPAERMKKRREHRIPLTEQMLALLEVIKPISGHREYIFPSDRDPKKPCNSQTANMALKRMGFAGRLVSHGLRSLASTTLNEQGFDRDLIEASLAHVDDNQVRSAYNRTDYLERRRPMMSWWSGHIEEAAKGSLSVTGTKQLKVI; this is translated from the coding sequence ATGGCAAAAATAACTACTCGACTAACAGACAAAGATATCAAATCAGCGAAGCCCAAGGATAAAGAATACAACTTGTTTGATGGTGATGGCCTTCGATTACGTATCAAGCCTAACGGTTCAAAACAGTGGATCTTTAACTACTACAAACCGATTACAGGAAAACGAGCAAACCTTAGCCTAGGTAAATACCCAGACTTATCTCTTGCCAATGCTCGTAAAAATGCAATGGCAGCCAGAGAGCTACTAGCTCAGGGGATTGATCCTCAAGAAGAACGAAAACGCCAAGAACTCGTTCACAAAGAAATCTACGAACATACCTTTGCTAAAGTCTCTGAAGATTGGTTCAACCTCAAAAAGCACGAAGTCACTCCAGACTATGCTGTCGATATCTGGCGCTCACTAGAACTTCATGTATTTCCGCAAATAGCGAATACGCCAGTAAAAGATATCGATGCCCCACTCGTTATTGATCTACTTAGACCTATCGAAGCAAAAGGCAGCCTAGAGACGGTTAAACGCTTATCTCAACGCTTAAACGAAATAATGAACTACGCGGCAAACTGTGGTCTTGTAAAAGCTAATCCATTAACAGGTATTCGAGCCGCTTTCAAAAAGCCCAAAAAAGAAAACATGGCTGCACTAGCACCAAATGAGTTACCAGAGCTCATGGGAGCTATCGCCAATGCCAGTATAAAGCGTACTACTCGTTGTTTAATCGAGTGGCAACTACACACTATGACTCGTCCTTCTGAAGCCGCAGGCACTAGATGGGATGAGATTGAGTGGGAAGAAAAGATATGGACCATTCCAGCCGAAAGAATGAAAAAAAGAAGAGAGCACCGCATCCCGCTCACAGAGCAGATGCTGGCGCTATTAGAAGTAATTAAGCCGATAAGCGGCCACCGTGAATACATATTTCCTTCAGATCGCGATCCGAAGAAACCATGTAACAGCCAAACGGCAAATATGGCTCTAAAACGTATGGGTTTTGCAGGAAGATTGGTTAGCCACGGCCTGCGGTCTCTCGCAAGTACTACACTCAATGAACAAGGTTTTGACCGTGACTTGATCGAAGCGTCACTGGCACACGTTGATGATAACCAAGTGCGTAGCGCCTATAACCGGACAGACTACCTTGAACGCCGCCGCCCTATGATGAGCTGGTGGAGCGGGCATATAGAAGAGGCCGCCAAAGGCAGCCTTTCTGTTACTGGTACCAAACAACTGAAAGTCATTTAA